One part of the Drosophila teissieri strain GT53w chromosome 3R, Prin_Dtei_1.1, whole genome shotgun sequence genome encodes these proteins:
- the LOC122622285 gene encoding uncharacterized protein LOC122622285, which translates to MEPKKFQLDRGPYLSQLDYQSRLQFQAPAWRLPLTSIICTIGPSSNQPEVLLELIRAGMRVVRLDLSQGSHSCHCQAIQAARKAISMYVEETGLPRSLAIALDTKGPEIHPQGIPVDLPSISEQDKLDLEFGVDQKVDMIFASLTSDARAPREIRQALGPSSEHIKIISKIESREGLANVDEIIRESDGIMVALGNLGSKIPLEAVPLAQKSIVAKCNKVGKPVICANQLMNSMITKPRPTRAESSDVANAIFDGCDAVMLSDETAKGKYPAQCVQCMARICTKVESILWYECLQNNLRREVRIKAANHISAVTTAIAEAATVGQAQAIVVASQCSLVPQMVSHMRPPCPIVMLTGCQHRAAQSSLSRGVFPLLVKEMVYGSLNYCRIMQSGLKMLAKMDILEPGQRGTVVLVNAMSADMLTFRLFTFVQPTEADREEERCRKLARKQRCQEMKVALSKPCSDLKSRKTEISTKPKENEECPTHEEASKCFQLEKQSEQKRSKDFVMAKEGKNICSTEEFPKKDHETLKCLKLKNETQAQAEAKIKRMEEPKKAQDFRKNNKSCSNLKSSMSEISIKPKETKECPMPERASKCLQMKKQSKLKKHEYLAITKDKKYICSTKNKESPEKMKKEKQAQSKAEMKRLEDHKKAEDGRKYKKALKDSLSIKKTEDNASRCNKRKKGSLKKDKCRVVKIPRTSQEKDNYSLKNELIRKNNKTSNPEKNIIFQAESASTHYKELEKSWDIILENCKTLKLENCKTVKLENCKTRNLENCKAIKLENCKAIKLENCKQPSRHRKTTDRSKKV; encoded by the exons ATG GAACCCAAGAAGTTCCAGCTGGACCGTGGGCCCTACCTCTCCCAGCTGGACTACCAATCCCGCCTTCAGTTCCAAGCACCAGCTTGGAGGTTACCCCTCACCAGCATCATATGCACCATTGGACCCTCATCCAACCAGCCGGAAGTTCTCCTCGAACTTATTCGTGCCGGGATGAGGGTGGTCCGACTGGACTTGTCCCAAGGCAGCCACAGTTGCCACTGCCAGGCCATCCAGGCGGCTCGTAAGGCCATCTCCATGTATGTGGAGGAAACGGGTCTTCCCCGAAGCTTGGCCATCGCCCTGGACACCAAGGGCCCGGAAATCCATCCACAAGGCATTCCGGTTGACTTACCCTCCATAAGCGAGCAAGACAAGCTGGACCTCGAGTTTGGTGTGGATCAGAAGGTGGACATGATCTTTGCGTCGCTCACTAGCGATGCCAGAGCTCCGAGGGAAATTCGCCAAGCACTGGGTCCATCAAGTGAGCACATAAAGATCATTTCCAAAATCGAGAGCCGAGAGGGTCTGGCGAACGTAGATGAGATAATCCGCGAATCCGATGGCATAATGGTGGCCCTTGGCAATTTGGGCAGCAAAATACCACTGGAGGCTGTGCCGCTGGCGCAGAAATCGATCGTGGCCAAGTGCAACAAAGTGGGAAAGCCTGTAATCTGTGCCAACCAACTGATGAATTCGATGATAACCAAGCCACGTCCCACTCGCGCCGAGTCCTCGGATGTGGCAAACGCGATCTTTGATGGTTGTGATGCTGTGATGTTGTCCGATGAAACGGCCAAGGGTAAGTACCCGGCGCAATGTGTGCAGTGCATGGCCAGAATCTGCACCAAAGTCGAGTCGATTCTATGGTATGAGTGCCTTCAGAACAACCTCAGAAGGGAAGTCCGGATCAAGGCCGCCAATCACATTTCGGCGGTAACCACGGCAATTGCAGAGGCAGCTACGGTGGGTCAGGCTCAGGCCATAGTGGTGGCCAGTCAGTGCTCCCTTGTGCCCCAGATGGTCAGTCATATGAGGCCGCCGTGTCCCATCGTGATGCTCACCGGCTGCCAACATAGGGCCGCTCAATCCTCGCTCTCTCGGGGCGTTTTCCCACTCCTCGTCAAGGAAATGGTTTACGGCAGCCTAAACTACTGTCGCATCATGCAATCGGGCCTAAAGATGCTGGCCAAGATGGACATCCTGGAGCCAGGCCAAAGGGGAACAGTGGTGCTGGTCAACGCCATGTCGGCAGACATGCTCACCTTTcggcttttcacttttgtacAGCCAACTGAGGCAGACAGAGAAGAAGAACGCTGCCGAAAATTGGCCAGAAAGCAGCGATGCCAGGAAATGAAAGTGGCTTTAAGTAAACCCTGTTCAGATCTAAAGAGCCGTAAGACTGAAATATCTACGAAGCCCAAAGAAAATGAAGAATGTCCAACGCACGAAGAAGCCTCAAAATGTTTTCAGCTGGAAAAACAGAGTGAGCAGAAACGGAGCAAAGACTTTGTAATGGCCAAAGAAGGGAAAAATATCTGTTCAACAGAAGAATTTCCCAAAAAGGACCACGAGACCTTGAAATGCTTAAAGCTGAAGAATGAAACTCAAGCTCAAGCGGAAGCTAAGATAAAACGGATGGAAGAACCCAAAAAAGCTCAAgattttcgaaaaaacaataaatccTGTTCAAATCTGAAGAGCAGTATGTCTGAAATATCTATAAAGCCCAAAGAAACGAAAGAATGCCCTATGCCCGAAAGAGCGTCGAAATGTTTGCAGATGAAAAAACAGAGTAAGCTAAAAAAGCACGAATATTTGGCAATAACCAAagataagaaatatatatgttcaactaaaaataaagaaagtccagaaaaaatgaagaaagaaaaacaagctCAATCCAAAGCTGAGATGAAACGGTTGGAAGATCACAAAAAAGCCGAAGATGgtcgaaaatataaaaaggcgCTAAAGGATAGTCTTAGcattaaaaaaacagaagataATGCCTCAAGGTGCAATAAGAGGAAAAAAGGAAGTCTAAAGAAGGATAAGTGCAGAGTAGTCAAAATTCCGAGGACATCCCAAGAAAAGGATAATTATAGTCTGAAGAATGAATTGATTAGAAAAAACAATAAGACCTCAAATCCAGAAAAGAACATAATTTTTCAGGCAGAATCTGCAAGCACACACTACAAAGAGTTGGAAAAGTCCTGGGATATTATTCTCGAAAACTGCAAGACACTAAAACTCGAAAACTGCAAGACAGTAAAACTCGAAAACTGCAAAACAAGAAATCTTGAAAACTGCAAAGCGATCAAGCTCGAAAACTGCAAAGCGATCAAGCTGGAAAACTGCAAGCAGCCGAGCAGACATAGGAAAACCACGGATCGCAGTAAAAAAGTGTGA
- the LOC122622287 gene encoding LOW QUALITY PROTEIN: regucalcin (The sequence of the model RefSeq protein was modified relative to this genomic sequence to represent the inferred CDS: inserted 2 bases in 1 codon), translated as MMQMSYKVEAVPDAHADLGEGPHWDADSQSLYYVNLESAGIHRYDFKQNTVYKAKIEGEEVASFILPVENKPQEFAVGCGRRTVIVHWDGVSAVAKVTRTLFEVQPVHEDTRINDAKADPNGRFYGGTMSLSGDVFTQWKGELFSWQAGGQSKSLRDKVGXSNGLAWDAKAKKFYYVDTNNFEVVAYDYNQSTGDVSNPKVIFDLRKIRPEGPLWPDGMTIDTEGNIYVATFNGGAVFKVNPSTGKILMEIKIPTKQITSVAFGGPNLDILYVTTANKFDQPKPAGTTYQVTGLNAKGYGGVSLRI; from the exons ATGATGCAG ATGTCGTACAAGGTTGAAGCCGTTCCCGATGCCCACGCCGACCTGGGCGAGGGTCCCCACTGGGATGCTGATAGCCAGAGTCTGTACTATGTGAACCTCGAATCGGCAGGCATTCATCGCTACGATTTCAAGCAGAACACGGTTTACAAGGCAAAAATCGAGGGCGAGGAGGTTGCCTCCTTCATTCTGCCGGTTGAGAACAAACCGCAGGAGTTCGCCGTAGGATGCGGTCGTCGCACGGTCATCGTCCACTGGGATGGAGTCTCCGCAGTGGCCAAGGTTACTCGGACCCTTTTCGAGGTGCAGCCGGTCCATGAGGACACCCGCATCAATGATGCCAAAGCTGATCCAAACGGGCGTTTTTACGGTGGCACAATGTCCCTCAGTGGCGACGTCTTCACCCAATGGAAGGGTGAGCTCTTCAGCTGGCAGGCCGGTGGGCAGTCAAAGTCCCTTCGGGACAAGGTGGG ATCCAATGGCCTGGCCTGGGATGCCAAGGCCAAGAAGTTCTACTACGTCGACACCAACAATTTCGAGGTGGTGGCCTATGACTATAATCAGAGCACTGGAGACGTAAGCAACCCAAAGGTCATCTTCGATTTGAGGAAAATCCGTCCCGAAGGACCATTGTGGCCTGATGGCATGACGATTGATACCGAGGGCAATATCTACGTGGCCACCTTCAACGGTGGAGCCGTCTTCAAGGTCAATCCAAG CACCGGTAAAATCCTGATGGAAATCAAGATTCCAACCAAACAAATCACCTCCGTGGCGTTTGGAGGTCCCAACTTGGATATTTTGTATGTGACAACCGCCAACAAATTCGACCAGCCCAAACCAGCTGGCACCACCTACCAGGTCACTGGGCTCAATGCCAAGGGTTACGGCGGCGTTAGTTTGAGGATCTAG
- the LOC122622288 gene encoding regucalcin-like produces the protein MSYKVEALPDSYAALGEGPHWDVERQSLYYVDLESAGINRYDFKQNKVYKSKIEGEEFASFILPVENKPQEFAVGCGRRTVIVQWDGVSAVAKVTRTLFEVEPDRTDNRINDAKTDPNGRFYGGTMATSGDIFTQWKGELYSWQAGGQPKSLREKVGISNGLAWDAKAKKFYFIDTNNHEVLAYDYNQSTGAVSNPKVVFDLRKIRPEGPLLPDGMTVDTEGNIYVATFNGGTVFKVNPSTGKILLEIKIPTKQITSLAFGGPNLDILYVTTANKFDQPKPAGTTYQVTGLNAKGYAGVSLKI, from the exons ATGTCATACAAGGTTGAAGCTTTGCCCGATTCCTACGCCGCCCTGGGCGAGGGACCCCACTGGGATGTGGAGCGCCAGAGTCTGTACTACGTGGACCTCGAATCGGCCGGCATTAATCGCTACGATTTCAAGCAGAACAAGGTGTACAAGTCGAAAATCGAGGGCGAGGAGTTTGCCTCCTTCATTCTGCCGGTTGAGAACAAGCCGCAGGAGTTTGCCGTAGGATGCGGACGTCGCACGGTCATCGTCCAGTGGGATGGAGTCTCCGCAGTGGCCAAGGTCACTCGCACCCTATTTGAGGTGGAGCCGGACCGGACGGACAACCGCATAAATGATGCCAAAACCGATCCCAACGGTCGTTTTTACGGTGGCACCATGGCCACCAGTGGCGACATCTTCACCCAATGGAAGGGTGAGCTCTACAGCTGGCAGGCCGGTGGACAGCCCAAGTCCCTTCGGGAGAAGGTGGGCATCTCCAATGGTCTGGCCTGGGATGCCAAGGCCAAGAAGTTCTACTTCATCGACACCAACAACCACGAGGTGTTGGCCTATGACTATAATCAGAGCACTGGCGCCGTGAGCAACCCCAAGGTCGTCTTCGACCTGAGGAAAATCCGCCCCGAAGGACCATTGCTCCCTGATGGCATGACCGTAGATACCGAGGGCAATATCTACGTGGCCACCTTCAACGGTGGAACCGTCTTCAAGGTTAATCCAAG CACCGGTAAGATCCTGCTGGAGATCAAGATTCCAACCAAACAAATCACCTCCCTGGCGTTTGGAGGTCCCAACTTGGATATTTTGTATGTGACAACCGCCAACAAATTCGACCAGCCCAAGCCAGCTGGCACCACCTACCAGGTCACTGGGCTCAATGCCAAGGGTTACGCCGGCGTTAGTTTGAAGATCTAG